A genomic stretch from Cloacibacterium caeni includes:
- a CDS encoding quinone-dependent dihydroorotate dehydrogenase, translating to MYKSLLRPIFFKFDPEKVHHFTFFILKNFGFLTKLFFPKPIEDKRLERELFGLKFKNPVGLAAGFDKNAVLFNELADIGFGFVEIGTVTPKAQSGNPKKRLFRLIEDGGIINRMGFNNEGLAKIVENLKKSPHKVIIGGNIGKNTNTLPENYTADYVECFRGLHDFVDYFVLNVSCPNVSSHAKLEDADYLKELITEIQKVNAEYAHPKPVLLKIAPDLNKIQLDEIVELVAETKIDGIIATNTSVSRENLKASKETLEKIGNGGLSGKPIREKSTEVIRYLAEKSNRSFPIIGVGGIHSAEDAIEKLEAGASLVQIYTGFIYEGPGLINEINNKILESEV from the coding sequence ATGTACAAATCACTTCTTCGTCCGATTTTTTTCAAATTTGATCCTGAAAAAGTTCATCATTTCACTTTTTTTATCCTTAAAAACTTCGGTTTTTTAACCAAATTATTTTTCCCAAAGCCCATTGAAGATAAACGTCTCGAACGTGAATTATTCGGCTTGAAATTCAAAAATCCAGTAGGTTTAGCTGCGGGTTTTGACAAAAATGCAGTGTTGTTTAATGAATTAGCAGATATAGGATTCGGATTTGTAGAAATAGGAACCGTAACGCCAAAAGCACAATCTGGTAATCCGAAAAAACGTCTTTTCAGACTAATAGAAGACGGAGGAATTATCAACAGAATGGGTTTTAACAATGAAGGTTTAGCAAAAATTGTAGAAAATCTTAAAAAATCTCCACACAAAGTAATCATTGGTGGAAATATTGGCAAAAACACAAACACTTTACCCGAAAATTATACCGCAGATTATGTAGAATGTTTCAGAGGTTTGCACGATTTTGTAGATTATTTTGTACTGAATGTGAGTTGCCCAAATGTTTCTAGTCACGCCAAATTGGAAGACGCAGATTATTTAAAGGAACTGATTACAGAAATTCAGAAAGTGAATGCTGAATATGCTCATCCAAAACCTGTTCTTCTGAAAATCGCTCCAGATCTCAATAAAATTCAACTCGATGAAATCGTAGAGTTGGTTGCCGAAACCAAAATTGATGGAATTATTGCCACCAACACTTCGGTTTCAAGAGAAAACCTTAAAGCCTCTAAAGAAACTTTAGAAAAAATTGGAAACGGCGGACTTTCAGGGAAACCAATCCGTGAAAAAAGTACAGAAGTCATCAGATATTTGGCAGAAAAGTCTAACCGTTCCTTCCCAATCATTGGAGTTGGCGGAATTCACAGTGCAGAAGATGCCATCGAAAAATTAGAAGCAGGCGCAAGTTTGGTGCAGATTTACACAGGATTTATTTACGAAGGTCCAGGATTGATTAATGAAATTAATAACAAAATTTTAGAGTCCGAAGTTTGA
- a CDS encoding glycine--tRNA ligase codes for MAKQEDVFKKVVSHAKEYGFIFPSSEIYDGLSAVYDYGQNGAELKNNIKQYWWKAMVQLNENIVGLDSAILMHPTTWKASGHVDAFNDPLIDNKDSKKRFRADVLIEDYCAKLEDKAQKEIEKAAKRFGDAFDKAQFEATNPRVLEYREKQKTILARMAKSLENNDLADVKALIEELEIADPDTGSKNWTDVRQFNLMFGTKLGASAENAMDLYLRPETAQGIFVNFLNVQKTSRHKLPFGIAQIGKAFRNEIVARQFIFRMREFEQMEMQFFVPPGTELKFYEEWKQKRLNWHLALGLGQENYKFHDHEKLAHYANAAADIEFKFPFGFKELEGIHSRTDFDLSAHEKFSGRKLQYFDPERNENYVPYVVETSIGLDRMFLALFSNCLKDEVLEDGSERTVLSLPPALAPVKAAILPLVKKDGLPEFAEKIFNDLKYDFNVISEEKDSIGKRYRRHDAIGTPFCITVDHDSLADGTVTLRERDTMKQERVKVEDLRRIIDEKVNFRTLLSKI; via the coding sequence ATGGCAAAACAAGAAGACGTTTTCAAGAAGGTAGTTTCTCACGCAAAAGAATATGGTTTTATTTTCCCGAGTTCTGAAATTTATGACGGACTTTCGGCGGTTTACGATTATGGACAAAATGGTGCAGAACTGAAAAATAACATCAAGCAATATTGGTGGAAAGCAATGGTGCAACTGAACGAGAATATTGTGGGGTTGGATTCTGCAATCCTGATGCACCCAACTACTTGGAAGGCTTCTGGACACGTAGATGCATTTAACGATCCTTTAATTGACAATAAAGATTCTAAAAAACGTTTCCGTGCAGATGTTTTAATTGAAGATTACTGCGCAAAACTAGAAGATAAAGCGCAAAAAGAGATTGAAAAAGCAGCAAAAAGATTCGGTGATGCTTTTGATAAAGCACAGTTTGAAGCTACCAATCCTAGAGTTTTAGAATACAGAGAAAAACAAAAAACCATTCTTGCAAGAATGGCAAAATCTCTGGAAAACAATGATTTAGCTGATGTAAAAGCACTCATTGAAGAATTAGAAATTGCTGATCCTGACACTGGTTCTAAAAACTGGACGGATGTAAGACAATTCAACCTTATGTTCGGGACTAAGTTAGGAGCTTCTGCGGAAAATGCGATGGATTTATATCTTCGTCCGGAAACTGCACAAGGTATTTTCGTGAATTTCTTAAACGTACAAAAAACTTCTCGTCATAAATTGCCTTTCGGGATTGCACAAATTGGTAAAGCATTTAGAAATGAGATTGTTGCGAGACAATTTATCTTCAGAATGAGAGAATTTGAACAAATGGAAATGCAATTTTTCGTTCCACCAGGAACAGAATTGAAATTCTACGAAGAATGGAAACAAAAACGTCTGAATTGGCATCTTGCACTTGGTTTAGGACAAGAAAATTATAAATTCCACGATCACGAAAAACTGGCGCACTATGCAAATGCTGCTGCTGATATTGAGTTTAAATTCCCATTTGGTTTCAAAGAATTAGAAGGAATTCACTCTAGAACTGATTTCGATTTATCTGCACATGAAAAATTCTCTGGCAGAAAATTACAATATTTCGATCCAGAAAGAAATGAAAACTACGTTCCTTATGTAGTAGAAACTTCTATTGGTCTTGACAGAATGTTCTTGGCATTATTCTCAAATTGCTTGAAAGATGAAGTTTTAGAGGACGGTTCAGAGAGAACAGTTTTATCACTTCCGCCTGCTTTAGCACCTGTAAAAGCAGCGATTTTGCCATTGGTGAAAAAAGATGGTTTGCCAGAATTTGCAGAAAAAATATTCAATGATTTGAAATATGATTTCAATGTGATTTCTGAGGAAAAAGACAGTATCGGTAAACGTTACAGAAGACATGATGCGATCGGAACACCTTTCTGTATTACTGTTGACCACGATTCTCTTGCAGACGGAACGGTAACTTTAAGAGAAAGAGACACCATGAAGCAAGAGCGTGTGAAAGTAGAAGATTTAAGAAGAATTATTGATGAAAAAGTAAACTTTAGAACTTTGCTTTCTAAAATATAG
- a CDS encoding serine hydrolase domain-containing protein translates to MKILKKIAFGFFAFIALLIALAYAFNYQHLFNAIALTYLKGETSATIDDGVDFPSRNIEKGVAQPWQKDSLYNKTSLPKNIVENLKSTNSASFLVIKDGKLVHEEYFGEYKPTTQTNSFSMAKAITVLLMGLAIEDHKIQSENQKFADFYPNFNEVEHGNELTLRDLAAMEAGYYWDEDYRNPFLQNPRIYYGKNMAQALLKSPQFEAKPGSRFEYQSGATQLLGFAIRKAVNVPLSAYASQKLWKPLGMESDAYWNVDEDNKMEKTFCCINAIPRDYAKLGQLMLQKGNWNGKQLIDSSYIQKMITPTQHSNGIYGLGIWINNDAPYKYYHFWGFTSQLIIVIPEKNMVVVRTGKFKNEAKDDKGRSVQAAFLAENAMKTFAN, encoded by the coding sequence ATGAAAATTTTGAAGAAAATCGCTTTCGGCTTTTTCGCTTTTATTGCTTTACTCATCGCTTTAGCTTATGCTTTTAATTATCAACATCTTTTTAATGCAATTGCGCTTACATATCTCAAAGGAGAAACCAGTGCTACCATAGATGATGGTGTAGATTTCCCGTCTAGAAATATAGAAAAAGGAGTTGCACAACCTTGGCAAAAAGATTCTTTATACAATAAAACTTCTTTACCGAAAAACATCGTTGAGAATTTAAAATCTACCAATTCAGCTTCATTTTTGGTCATAAAAGATGGAAAATTAGTTCATGAAGAATATTTCGGAGAGTACAAACCTACCACGCAAACCAATTCTTTTTCTATGGCAAAAGCCATCACCGTTTTATTAATGGGATTGGCAATTGAAGACCACAAAATACAATCAGAAAATCAAAAATTTGCAGATTTTTATCCTAATTTTAACGAAGTAGAACACGGTAACGAGTTAACCTTAAGAGATTTAGCCGCAATGGAAGCTGGTTATTACTGGGATGAAGATTACAGAAATCCGTTTTTACAAAATCCTAGAATTTATTACGGTAAAAACATGGCACAAGCACTCTTAAAATCTCCTCAATTTGAGGCAAAACCAGGAAGCAGATTCGAATATCAGTCTGGTGCTACGCAATTATTGGGATTTGCGATTAGAAAGGCGGTAAATGTTCCACTTTCTGCGTATGCTTCTCAAAAACTTTGGAAACCTCTCGGAATGGAATCAGACGCTTACTGGAATGTGGATGAAGACAATAAAATGGAAAAAACGTTCTGCTGTATCAATGCTATTCCTCGTGATTATGCAAAATTAGGACAACTGATGCTTCAAAAAGGAAATTGGAACGGAAAACAACTGATTGATTCTAGCTACATTCAAAAAATGATTACGCCAACTCAACACTCTAATGGAATCTATGGCTTGGGAATTTGGATTAATAATGACGCTCCTTATAAATATTATCATTTCTGGGGATTTACCAGCCAATTAATCATCGTAATTCCTGAAAAAAATATGGTCGTGGTGAGAACTGGCAAGTTTAAAAATGAAGCCAAAGACGATAAAGGCCGTTCTGTACAAGCTGCGTTTTTAGCCGAAAATGCTATGAAAACGTTTGCCAATTAA
- a CDS encoding aminotransferase class V-fold PLP-dependent enzyme: MFNIQDIRNQFPILHQQVNGKPLVYLDNAASSQKPISVLETWKKYYEEINANVHRGIHTLSQLATEEMENSRKKVQHFINAKHDYEVIFTRGTTESINLVAYALGNSNFLKKNDEIIIGYLEHHSNIVPWQMLCERTGAKLKVIPMDENGILQLDFLDKNLSEKTKIVSVNHVSNALGIINHIEEIIAKVRKNSSALMMIDGAQSVPHFEIDVQKLDCDFFAFSGHKMYAPMGVGILYGKEEILEKLAPFHGGGEMIATCSFEKTTYAALPFKFEAGTPNVGGNIAIGAAIDFMKKVGVENIRNHENELLNYAQKRLLEIDRLKIYGEKANRTSVVSFNLEGIGIASDVGMILDKLGIAVRTGHHCTQPIMEFFKIAGTVRASFAVYNTLEEVDALVEGVKKAQRMLM; encoded by the coding sequence ATGTTTAATATACAAGACATACGCAATCAGTTTCCTATTCTTCATCAACAAGTTAATGGTAAACCTTTGGTTTATTTAGACAATGCAGCTTCTTCTCAAAAACCAATTTCTGTACTTGAAACTTGGAAAAAATATTATGAAGAAATCAATGCTAATGTACACAGAGGAATTCACACTTTGTCTCAATTGGCGACAGAAGAAATGGAAAATTCCAGAAAAAAAGTACAACATTTCATCAATGCAAAGCATGATTATGAGGTGATTTTCACCAGAGGAACCACCGAAAGCATCAACTTGGTTGCTTATGCTTTGGGAAATTCTAATTTCTTAAAAAAAAATGACGAAATCATCATCGGTTATTTAGAACATCACTCCAATATTGTTCCTTGGCAAATGCTTTGCGAAAGAACCGGCGCAAAATTGAAAGTAATTCCGATGGATGAAAACGGAATCCTTCAACTCGATTTTTTAGACAAAAACCTTTCAGAAAAAACCAAAATTGTATCTGTAAATCATGTTTCTAACGCATTAGGAATCATTAATCATATTGAAGAAATCATCGCAAAAGTGAGAAAAAATTCTTCTGCACTCATGATGATTGACGGAGCGCAATCTGTACCACATTTCGAGATTGATGTTCAGAAATTAGACTGTGACTTTTTTGCATTTTCTGGTCACAAAATGTACGCACCAATGGGAGTTGGTATTCTCTACGGAAAGGAAGAAATTTTAGAAAAATTAGCGCCTTTTCATGGTGGTGGTGAGATGATTGCTACTTGTAGTTTTGAGAAAACCACTTATGCTGCACTTCCCTTTAAATTCGAAGCGGGAACACCTAATGTTGGCGGAAATATTGCAATAGGAGCAGCCATAGATTTCATGAAAAAAGTAGGCGTAGAAAATATCAGAAATCATGAAAACGAACTGCTAAATTATGCCCAAAAAAGACTTCTAGAAATAGATAGACTTAAAATTTATGGTGAAAAAGCGAATAGAACCAGTGTAGTTTCTTTTAATTTAGAAGGAATAGGAATTGCTTCTGATGTAGGAATGATTCTGGATAAACTGGGAATTGCTGTAAGAACGGGGCATCACTGTACACAACCTATTATGGAGTTTTTCAAAATTGCTGGAACGGTGAGAGCTAGTTTTGCGGTGTATAACACTTTAGAAGAGGTAGATGCTTTAGTAGAAGGCGTGAAAAAGGCTCAAAGAATGCTGATGTAA
- a CDS encoding AraC family transcriptional regulator has product MKQTSPTYEAVNPNIGSSFSCFKFLQNENLKSNFWHYHPEIELVFVGGGSGKRQIGSTISYFTKGDLVLIGSNLPHCGLTNENTRNEYEIVVQFLPDFLGPYIWKTPEMKKITNLLDASKGGIVFGESVKKSLESKILEMYEATSLDKLIKFLDILNVLANTEDFKILNAGNFYIQTQVEDNERINLIFNHVKNKFKEQITLEEVANLANMTEPSFCRYFKKITNKTFTQFVNEYRIIHSMKLLAEKPLSINEICYESGFNNFSYFNKTFKEYTQKSPSQYRKEFKNIIE; this is encoded by the coding sequence ATGAAGCAGACAAGTCCTACATATGAAGCAGTTAACCCCAATATTGGCAGTAGTTTTTCATGTTTCAAATTCCTTCAAAATGAAAATTTAAAATCTAATTTTTGGCACTACCACCCAGAAATAGAACTGGTTTTTGTAGGTGGAGGTTCTGGGAAAAGACAAATTGGAAGCACCATTTCTTATTTTACTAAAGGAGATTTGGTTTTAATAGGCAGTAATTTGCCACATTGTGGTTTAACCAATGAAAATACCAGAAATGAATACGAAATCGTAGTTCAGTTTTTGCCTGATTTTTTAGGACCTTACATTTGGAAAACTCCTGAAATGAAGAAAATCACGAATTTATTAGATGCTTCAAAAGGTGGAATTGTGTTTGGTGAATCCGTTAAAAAATCTTTAGAAAGTAAAATTTTAGAAATGTATGAGGCAACTTCACTGGACAAGTTGATTAAATTTTTAGACATTTTAAATGTTCTTGCCAATACCGAAGATTTCAAAATTCTAAATGCTGGAAATTTCTATATTCAAACTCAAGTGGAAGATAATGAGAGAATTAACCTCATTTTCAATCATGTAAAAAATAAATTCAAAGAGCAAATTACTTTAGAAGAAGTGGCAAATCTCGCCAATATGACGGAGCCTTCTTTTTGCAGATATTTTAAAAAAATTACCAATAAAACGTTTACACAATTCGTGAATGAATATCGCATCATTCACTCTATGAAATTGTTGGCAGAGAAACCATTGAGCATTAACGAGATATGTTACGAAAGCGGATTTAATAATTTCAGTTATTTCAATAAAACTTTTAAAGAATATACGCAGAAAAGTCCTTCTCAATACCGAAAAGAGTTTAAAAATATTATTGAATAA
- a CDS encoding DUF3244 domain-containing protein produces the protein MKNLLKFSFLIGFLFISANVMANDKDFSISIDNINAKKLSFQMTNAKNVALYVYNDKQGELFAEKVRKQDEVSRTYDLKNFPAGTYYLVAESDSKIEKYKITIDETNASIEKTPVSEIFKPEYTIEGNHVKLVMPKLTDGVTVSVEDFTNTVYYNQTLTPNNGELVVQFDLNPENADAYVISVEKGENTFNKIIYLK, from the coding sequence ATGAAAAATTTATTAAAATTCAGCTTCCTTATAGGATTTCTATTTATTTCGGCAAATGTAATGGCCAATGACAAAGATTTCTCTATTTCTATTGACAACATCAATGCTAAAAAACTAAGCTTTCAGATGACGAATGCAAAAAATGTAGCGCTATATGTTTACAATGACAAGCAAGGAGAACTTTTTGCTGAAAAAGTGAGAAAACAAGATGAGGTTTCTAGAACGTATGACTTGAAAAACTTTCCTGCTGGAACGTATTATTTAGTAGCGGAATCTGATTCTAAAATCGAAAAATATAAAATTACTATTGACGAAACTAATGCTTCAATTGAGAAGACACCAGTTTCTGAAATTTTCAAACCAGAATACACGATTGAAGGCAATCATGTAAAATTAGTGATGCCTAAACTAACTGATGGAGTAACAGTTTCTGTTGAAGATTTCACGAATACGGTTTATTATAACCAAACTTTAACTCCAAATAATGGCGAATTGGTTGTACAATTTGATTTAAACCCAGAAAATGCTGATGCGTATGTAATCAGTGTAGAAAAAGGCGAAAACACCTTCAACAAAATCATATATCTAAAATAA
- a CDS encoding endonuclease/exonuclease/phosphatase family protein — MGIFRSIFTVAHVVIVLLLGATMLNAYIPPKVFPLLNLLSLAFPFLMIANLLLCVFWIFSWRKRAFVFLLISTLFLTPVRRWINYSEPKSEKADFKVLSFNNKVNEFGKEHVENYINSFDADFVFLQEAGYSSLGNPILEQMKYSFHNPIISFYSKYEIIEKGSIPFVSNGDAMYADVMVKGKRIRFVNVYLEPFQLHKSMVKPTSDLDENGAKAKSLVRRFMPVFKKHEEQVQILKNFIEKSPYPVILAGDFNSVPNSYEYYTISGVLKDCFLESGTGLATSFHDYKIPIRIDYVFSSENLKSTYYQVDRSQKLSDHYPILVKFSLKD; from the coding sequence GTGGGGATTTTTAGAAGTATTTTTACCGTTGCTCATGTAGTAATTGTGTTGCTTTTAGGAGCAACCATGCTTAATGCTTACATTCCACCAAAAGTATTTCCTTTACTCAATTTATTATCATTGGCATTTCCTTTTTTGATGATTGCCAATCTGTTACTCTGTGTTTTTTGGATATTTTCTTGGCGTAAAAGAGCCTTTGTTTTTCTGCTGATTTCCACATTATTTTTAACACCTGTAAGAAGATGGATTAATTATTCTGAGCCAAAGAGTGAGAAGGCAGATTTTAAAGTGCTTAGCTTTAATAATAAAGTCAATGAATTTGGTAAAGAGCATGTAGAGAATTATATCAATTCCTTCGACGCAGATTTTGTTTTCTTACAAGAGGCGGGTTATTCTAGCTTGGGAAACCCTATTTTAGAACAAATGAAATATTCGTTTCATAATCCTATCATCAGTTTTTATTCAAAATATGAAATTATAGAAAAAGGTTCAATTCCTTTTGTGAGTAATGGAGATGCGATGTATGCAGACGTTATGGTGAAAGGGAAAAGAATACGCTTTGTAAATGTTTATTTAGAGCCATTTCAGTTGCATAAATCTATGGTAAAACCTACAAGCGATTTAGACGAAAACGGAGCAAAAGCCAAAAGTCTAGTGCGTAGATTTATGCCAGTTTTCAAAAAACACGAAGAGCAAGTACAAATTTTGAAAAATTTTATAGAGAAATCTCCTTATCCTGTTATTTTGGCTGGTGATTTTAACTCGGTTCCTAATTCGTATGAGTATTACACTATTTCAGGAGTTTTGAAAGACTGTTTTTTAGAATCAGGAACTGGTCTTGCTACAAGTTTTCATGACTATAAAATTCCTATCAGAATAGATTATGTATTTTCTTCGGAGAATTTGAAATCTACCTATTACCAAGTAGACCGAAGTCAAAAACTGTCAGACCATTATCCCATTTTAGTGAAATTTAGTTTAAAGGATTAA
- a CDS encoding rhomboid family intramembrane serine protease codes for MFQNITPITKNIIILNVIIFILAMLIPQSYQYLAAFFPTSPYFKSWQIITHMFMHGGFMHIAFNMLTFASFGPVLERFLGEKKFVILYFLSGLGAFVLFNLWEYYQLYQDAQPLIVEGLQFSDILKGDFEKFPVRLEGNAQNIVNILSTPMVGASGAIFGVIAAFSLLYPNAEMFIMFIPFPIKAKVLFPITIIVSLYLGFSGSGGNIAHFAHIGGALVGYILVKVWGRNRYRIN; via the coding sequence ATGTTTCAAAATATAACACCCATCACCAAAAATATTATCATCCTGAATGTCATTATTTTCATTCTAGCGATGCTTATTCCGCAATCCTATCAATATTTAGCGGCTTTTTTTCCTACATCTCCTTATTTTAAATCTTGGCAAATCATCACACACATGTTTATGCATGGAGGTTTTATGCATATTGCTTTTAATATGCTCACTTTTGCAAGTTTTGGGCCTGTTTTAGAGCGGTTTTTAGGAGAAAAGAAATTTGTTATTTTATATTTTCTTTCTGGGTTAGGCGCTTTCGTCTTGTTTAATCTTTGGGAATATTATCAGTTATACCAAGATGCTCAACCACTTATTGTAGAAGGTTTACAATTTTCGGATATTTTAAAGGGTGATTTTGAAAAATTTCCAGTAAGATTAGAAGGAAATGCACAGAATATAGTAAACATACTTTCTACACCGATGGTTGGAGCTTCTGGAGCTATTTTCGGAGTAATTGCGGCGTTTTCTTTGCTTTATCCTAATGCGGAAATGTTCATTATGTTTATTCCGTTTCCGATTAAAGCAAAGGTTTTATTTCCTATTACTATTATAGTTTCTCTATATCTAGGTTTTTCTGGAAGTGGAGGAAATATTGCCCATTTCGCACATATCGGTGGCGCTTTAGTAGGCTATATTTTAGTGAAAGTTTGGGGTAGAAACAGATATAGAATTAATTAA
- the mutL gene encoding DNA mismatch repair endonuclease MutL has protein sequence MSDIIQLLPDHVANQIAAGEVVQRPASIVKELLENAIDAGATKIELIVEEAGRNLIKVADNGSGMSETDARMAFERHATSKIRTTEDIFHIATKGFRGEALASIAAVAQVELKTKKQDSEIGTVIYIEGGELQFQEPAQATEGAVFSVKNLFFNVPARRKFLKSNNIEFRHIIDEFQRVALAHENLEFSLYHNDEVIFNLRKGSQMQRIVDIFGRKLHPLLVPIKEDLGWVKLNGFVGKPEAAKKSRGEQFFFVNGRYFRSPYLNRAVQEAFEGLLQSNYSPSFFLYLELDPEKIDVNIHPQKTEVKFEDENLIFALIRSTIKKSLGIYNVAPSLDFERNEQMDSFFPPKVDAAKSYHAPGIHIDRNFNPFKDQIPSKINDTAMVNLTEMYQQESSALPSKINLFDEEDEDLEEDLLRLPNGYWLFNKDHRTLMLDLGRIHQIVLAENRKNVSKSKKSQSLLFSLEYHLNEIEKNKFRSIKKYLPDLGFDIVLAQDNVLRINAVPEDVKESQVIKFLENLFEILEYKTEEEFLENYNNQWIRTNAKSKFDFLYKAEVEQILKDFIKLGFPEFTPNGNRTFVEVPTEELKNKF, from the coding sequence ATGTCAGATATTATTCAACTTTTACCAGATCATGTTGCCAATCAGATTGCTGCAGGAGAAGTAGTGCAGAGACCTGCTTCTATTGTTAAGGAATTGCTAGAAAACGCCATAGATGCTGGTGCTACTAAAATAGAATTGATTGTAGAAGAAGCAGGGAGAAATCTCATAAAAGTAGCAGATAACGGAAGCGGAATGTCTGAAACCGATGCGAGAATGGCGTTCGAAAGACACGCTACTTCTAAAATTAGAACTACTGAAGATATTTTTCATATCGCTACCAAAGGTTTTCGTGGTGAAGCATTGGCTTCTATTGCTGCGGTAGCTCAGGTAGAACTCAAAACCAAAAAACAAGACTCAGAAATAGGAACCGTAATCTACATAGAAGGTGGTGAACTACAATTTCAGGAGCCTGCACAAGCCACAGAAGGTGCTGTGTTTTCGGTGAAAAATTTGTTTTTTAATGTTCCAGCGCGTAGAAAATTTCTGAAATCCAACAATATAGAATTCAGACATATTATAGATGAATTCCAAAGAGTAGCATTGGCTCACGAAAATTTAGAGTTTTCGCTCTATCATAATGATGAGGTGATTTTTAACCTCAGAAAAGGAAGCCAAATGCAGAGAATTGTAGATATTTTCGGTAGAAAATTGCATCCACTTTTGGTTCCTATCAAAGAAGATTTAGGTTGGGTAAAACTCAATGGTTTCGTGGGAAAACCAGAAGCAGCTAAAAAATCTAGAGGCGAACAGTTTTTCTTTGTCAATGGAAGATATTTTAGAAGTCCGTACTTAAACAGAGCGGTTCAGGAAGCTTTTGAAGGACTATTGCAAAGCAATTACAGCCCGAGTTTTTTCTTGTATTTGGAACTTGACCCAGAAAAAATAGATGTCAACATACATCCGCAAAAAACGGAGGTGAAATTCGAAGATGAGAACCTCATTTTTGCATTGATTCGTTCTACGATTAAGAAATCTTTGGGAATTTATAATGTAGCGCCAAGTCTAGATTTTGAGCGAAATGAACAAATGGATTCATTTTTTCCGCCAAAAGTAGATGCTGCGAAAAGTTATCACGCTCCAGGAATTCATATCGACAGAAATTTTAATCCGTTTAAAGACCAAATTCCTTCTAAAATCAATGATACAGCGATGGTAAATCTTACCGAAATGTATCAACAAGAATCATCAGCTTTGCCATCTAAAATTAACCTTTTTGATGAAGAAGATGAGGATTTAGAAGAAGATTTACTCAGATTGCCAAATGGTTATTGGCTTTTTAATAAAGACCACAGAACTTTGATGCTCGATTTGGGAAGAATTCACCAAATTGTCTTAGCCGAAAATCGTAAAAATGTTTCTAAAAGTAAGAAAAGCCAAAGTTTGCTGTTCTCTTTAGAATATCATTTAAATGAAATCGAAAAAAATAAGTTTCGTTCGATTAAAAAATACTTGCCAGATTTAGGTTTTGACATTGTTTTGGCACAAGATAATGTGCTGAGAATAAATGCAGTGCCTGAAGATGTGAAAGAATCTCAAGTGATTAAATTTTTAGAAAATCTCTTCGAAATTTTAGAATACAAAACCGAAGAAGAATTTTTAGAAAATTATAACAATCAGTGGATTAGAACCAATGCGAAATCTAAGTTTGATTTTCTGTATAAAGCTGAAGTGGAACAAATTTTGAAGGATTTTATTAAGTTAGGTTTCCCAGAGTTTACACCAAACGGAAACAGAACCTTTGTAGAAGTTCCTACAGAAGAATTAAAAAATAAATTTTAA
- a CDS encoding endonuclease/exonuclease/phosphatase family protein — translation MKTKNISTILFILFASFLFSQTIDVMSFNIRLASVDDGENHWNIRKDKVKDLISYYEADFVGLQEAQKPQIDYLLDNNSAYGFLGRPRTDEANAEFSCIFYLKNKYKVLEQNTFWLSENPEKSGKSWDAAYPRIVTYALFENIKTKKKVWVLNTHFDHVGVIARQKSAEIILEKIKTLQKKRNVPVVLTGDFNSVENDSWMKPLFENLQEARNNSVTKPYAEKATWNGFKFNEKPSEQIDFIFSSKNNTKVLKYRTIKDFYDYKYPSDHFPIVARIQLK, via the coding sequence ATGAAAACAAAAAACATTTCTACCATTTTGTTTATACTTTTTGCATCGTTTTTATTCTCCCAAACCATTGATGTAATGAGTTTTAACATCAGATTGGCAAGCGTAGATGATGGGGAAAATCACTGGAACATCAGAAAAGATAAAGTAAAAGACCTTATTTCTTATTACGAAGCAGATTTTGTAGGACTACAAGAAGCGCAGAAACCTCAGATTGATTATTTATTAGATAACAACTCTGCTTATGGTTTTTTAGGAAGACCGAGAACAGATGAAGCGAATGCAGAATTTTCATGTATTTTTTATCTGAAAAATAAGTATAAAGTTCTAGAACAAAATACATTTTGGCTTTCAGAAAATCCTGAAAAATCAGGAAAATCTTGGGACGCAGCATATCCTAGAATCGTTACGTATGCTCTTTTTGAAAATATAAAAACCAAAAAGAAAGTTTGGGTACTGAATACGCATTTTGACCATGTAGGTGTAATTGCGAGACAGAAGTCTGCAGAAATTATCCTAGAAAAAATTAAAACCTTGCAGAAGAAAAGAAATGTTCCTGTAGTTCTTACAGGTGATTTTAATTCTGTAGAAAATGATTCATGGATGAAACCGCTTTTTGAAAATTTACAAGAAGCCAGAAACAATAGCGTTACAAAACCTTACGCCGAAAAAGCAACTTGGAATGGATTTAAATTCAATGAAAAACCTAGCGAACAAATAGATTTTATTTTTAGCTCAAAAAACAATACGAAAGTATTAAAATACAGAACGATTAAAGACTTTTATGACTATAAATATCCGTCTGATCATTTTCCTATTGTAGCAAGAATACAATTGAAATAA